One stretch of Coriobacteriia bacterium DNA includes these proteins:
- a CDS encoding QueT transporter family protein: MSRTRFIAQAGVIAAVYGSLTWLTLAFGGVLAWGPIQFRISEAATVLALFTPAAIPGLAIGSVVANLFNPQAIWPLSLLDVVLGSLGTLLGAAWTWRFRTRTALALLGPVVANALIVAAYLPILLRAFGLSALPGLGVSLTGAWLPLYLVCVATIGIGEAAVVYGLGLPLLLALRRTGIVGLLGK, from the coding sequence GTGTCTAGAACTCGCTTCATCGCTCAAGCCGGAGTCATCGCCGCAGTCTACGGGAGTCTCACGTGGCTCACGCTCGCCTTCGGTGGCGTGCTCGCTTGGGGACCCATTCAGTTCCGCATCAGCGAGGCGGCGACCGTGCTCGCGCTGTTCACCCCGGCCGCCATCCCTGGGCTTGCGATCGGCTCGGTGGTCGCGAACCTATTCAACCCGCAGGCAATCTGGCCGCTCTCACTGCTCGACGTCGTACTCGGGTCGCTTGGCACCCTGCTCGGCGCGGCGTGGACCTGGCGTTTTCGCACCCGGACAGCGCTTGCATTGCTGGGTCCAGTGGTGGCAAACGCGCTTATTGTCGCTGCCTATTTGCCGATACTCCTAAGAGCGTTCGGGCTATCGGCGTTACCGGGGCTGGGCGTATCATTGACGGGTGCCTGGCTCCCTTTGTACTTGGTCTGCGTCGCCACGATTGGGATCGGCGAAGCAGCGGTCGTGTACGGGCTCGGCCTGCCATTGCTACTGGCATTGCGAAGGACGGGAATCGTGGGGTTGCTCGGCAAGTGA